A portion of the Luxibacter massiliensis genome contains these proteins:
- a CDS encoding ABC-F family ATP-binding cassette domain-containing protein, with the protein MSILNVEHLSHGFGDRAIFEDVSFRLLKGEHIGLIGANGEGKSTFFNIVTGKVKPDEGKIEWAKDVRVGYLDQHTVLERGMSIRDVLKSAFAYLYELEEKMNEICDQLGAADEDSLPCLMDELGTIQDTLTLHDFYVIDVKVEEVARALGLLELGLDRDVAELSGGQRTRILLGKLLLEKPDILLLDEPTNYLDEAHIAWLKRYLTEYDNAFILISHDIPFLDESVNIIYHMENQRLDRYVGNYEDFRRVYEVKKAQLEAAYKRQQQEISQLKDFVARNKARVSTRNMAMSRQKKLDKMEVIELTAERPKPEFHFLPARTPGKYIFETEDLVVGYEEPLSRPLCISLERGQKVALTGANGIGKTTLIRSILGLVKPLKGSCELGENLEIGYFEQEAGGDNRATCIEEIWNEFPSYTQYEVRSALAKCGLTTKHIESQVRVLSGGEQAKVRLCKLMNRKTNVLMLDEPTNHLDVDAKGALKAALKEYRGTLLLICHEPEFYQDIVQKVWDCSKWTTKL; encoded by the coding sequence ATGAGTATTTTAAATGTGGAACATCTGTCCCATGGGTTTGGGGACAGGGCAATTTTTGAGGACGTTTCTTTCCGTTTGCTAAAGGGTGAGCATATCGGGCTGATAGGGGCAAACGGGGAGGGGAAGTCCACATTTTTTAATATAGTGACTGGGAAAGTTAAACCTGATGAAGGGAAAATTGAATGGGCAAAAGACGTGCGGGTAGGCTATCTGGACCAGCATACGGTGCTTGAGAGGGGGATGTCTATCCGGGATGTACTGAAGTCGGCATTTGCTTATCTTTATGAATTAGAGGAGAAAATGAATGAGATCTGCGACCAGCTGGGCGCTGCCGATGAAGATTCACTGCCATGCCTGATGGATGAGCTAGGTACGATACAAGATACATTGACCCTCCATGATTTTTATGTAATTGACGTAAAAGTGGAAGAAGTGGCACGCGCGCTGGGACTGCTGGAGCTGGGACTTGACAGGGATGTGGCAGAGTTAAGCGGAGGCCAGAGGACCCGGATATTGCTGGGGAAGCTGCTGCTGGAAAAGCCAGACATTCTTCTGTTGGATGAACCTACCAACTATTTGGATGAGGCACATATTGCCTGGCTGAAGCGGTATCTCACAGAATATGACAATGCATTTATACTGATTTCTCATGACATTCCTTTTCTGGATGAATCAGTAAATATTATTTACCATATGGAGAACCAGAGACTGGACAGATATGTAGGGAATTATGAGGATTTCCGGCGGGTTTATGAGGTGAAAAAGGCACAGCTTGAGGCTGCTTATAAAAGGCAGCAGCAGGAAATAAGCCAGCTGAAAGACTTTGTGGCCAGAAATAAGGCTAGGGTGTCTACCAGAAATATGGCAATGTCCCGGCAGAAAAAGCTGGATAAAATGGAAGTGATAGAACTTACGGCAGAGCGGCCTAAGCCGGAATTTCATTTCCTGCCGGCACGTACCCCGGGAAAATATATTTTTGAGACAGAAGATTTGGTGGTAGGATACGAGGAACCCCTTTCACGGCCCCTTTGTATTTCATTGGAGAGAGGGCAAAAGGTGGCGTTAACCGGCGCCAACGGAATCGGAAAGACTACCTTGATCAGAAGCATCCTGGGACTTGTTAAACCACTTAAAGGATCCTGTGAATTGGGAGAAAATCTGGAGATTGGGTATTTTGAGCAGGAAGCCGGCGGAGATAACAGAGCCACATGCATTGAGGAGATTTGGAATGAATTTCCCTCCTATACCCAATATGAGGTGCGTTCTGCACTGGCAAAATGTGGATTGACTACAAAACATATCGAGAGCCAAGTGAGAGTGCTCAGTGGAGGAGAGCAGGCCAAAGTGCGCCTGTGCAAACTCATGAATAGAAAAACAAATGTCCTGATGCTCGATGAGCCTACTAACCACCTGGATGTAGACGCCAAAGGGGCATTAAAAGCAGCCCTCAAGGAATACCGGGGGACTTTGCTTCTTATCTGCCACGAACCAGAGTTTTATCAGGACATTGTACAGAAGGTATGGGACTGCTCTAAATGGACTACGAAGCTGTAG
- a CDS encoding MATE family efflux transporter, giving the protein MGISQILPAYAKYVTANILGMIGLSLYILADTFFIARGIGPDGLTALNLAIPVYSFINGLGLMIGMGGATRYSISKGNHDTDSRRFIFSQAFCFMAVLAALFFLGGLFLPDQLSALLGADESVLPHTSIYLRIILLFAPLFMCNNLLLCFVRNDGSPSLSMCAMLTGSFSNIILDYIFIFPLQWGMFGAAFATGLAPAISMLVISVHFLKKRNQFRLYPSPIRLRRLIDISALGVSSLITEVSSGVVMIIFNMLILDIGGNLGVAAYGIIANIALVLTSIYTGISQGIQPIISGLFGKKESRGILAVRRLALCTSLLFSLVSYLCTYFFAVPIVDLFNKEHDLRLEEIAVDGMHIYFLAFFFIGINIMTAALLSSVDRPRSAFILSALRGFLLVIPAAFLLCALLGLKGIWLTLPVTEGIVALAAIFMNRRLTLFPTAS; this is encoded by the coding sequence ATGGGTATATCTCAGATTTTACCAGCCTACGCCAAATATGTAACTGCCAATATTCTTGGGATGATAGGACTATCCCTCTATATTCTCGCCGACACCTTCTTCATAGCGCGGGGTATCGGGCCAGACGGCCTGACAGCGCTGAATCTGGCCATCCCTGTCTACAGCTTTATCAATGGACTTGGCCTGATGATAGGGATGGGAGGGGCTACCCGCTATTCCATCTCCAAAGGAAACCACGATACAGACTCTCGAAGGTTCATTTTTTCTCAGGCATTTTGCTTTATGGCTGTACTTGCTGCACTTTTCTTTCTGGGGGGACTGTTCCTGCCCGACCAGCTGTCCGCCCTCTTAGGCGCTGATGAGTCTGTACTGCCCCATACCTCTATATATCTCAGAATCATCTTACTTTTCGCCCCCCTGTTCATGTGCAATAACTTATTGCTGTGCTTTGTGCGCAATGACGGCAGTCCCAGCCTCTCCATGTGTGCCATGCTCACTGGAAGTTTTTCCAATATTATACTGGATTATATTTTTATTTTCCCCCTTCAGTGGGGCATGTTCGGGGCCGCCTTTGCCACAGGTCTGGCTCCGGCCATCAGTATGCTGGTTATTTCTGTCCATTTCTTAAAGAAAAGAAACCAGTTCCGCCTGTATCCCAGTCCCATCCGGCTGCGCCGCCTTATAGATATCTCCGCCCTGGGGGTTTCTTCACTGATCACTGAAGTTTCTTCCGGCGTGGTCATGATTATATTCAATATGCTCATATTAGATATTGGAGGGAACCTGGGCGTTGCGGCCTATGGGATCATCGCCAATATCGCCTTAGTACTGACCTCCATCTATACAGGGATCTCCCAAGGCATCCAACCGATTATCAGCGGCCTCTTCGGCAAAAAAGAAAGCCGGGGCATTCTTGCTGTCCGGCGCCTTGCACTGTGTACTTCCCTCCTGTTTTCCTTAGTCTCTTATCTATGTACTTATTTCTTCGCAGTCCCCATCGTGGATCTGTTCAACAAGGAACATGACCTGAGGCTGGAGGAGATTGCAGTGGATGGCATGCATATATATTTTCTTGCATTTTTCTTTATCGGGATTAATATCATGACTGCCGCGCTCTTAAGCTCCGTTGACAGGCCCCGCTCTGCGTTTATTTTGTCTGCCCTGCGGGGATTCCTCCTGGTAATACCTGCGGCCTTCCTTCTCTGTGCCCTGCTGGGACTTAAGGGCATCTGGCTGACTCTCCCCGTGACGGAGGGTATTGTGGCCCTCGCGGCTATATTTATGAACCGCCGCCTAACCCTGTTTCCTACAGCTTCGTAG
- a CDS encoding DUF4317 domain-containing protein, with protein MNKKEILEIKKQFTPANCAITRICGCYVDHEKNKRMESKDAFLSLPEEEAFKYFDIFKKTLSGTVGRNMLSMEFPLDAEMPGGTQEFLMKLKGSRLEDDVLLEEFYDKIIDSYIYEENYYIVLIHGVYDIPGKASDGMEMFDASDNVYEYLLCSICPVSLSKPGLCYNAEDNRIQDRIRDWIVDAPDKGFLFPAFTDRNMDLHGVLYYTKKTSDLQEDMIEQVLGASMPMSADSQKETFQMLIEDTLGEDGDYETVRNIHETLNEMIEEHKEEPEPLALDKTDVRKVFEKSGVSSEKMEEFDKNFEETAGERASLMAANITETKKLNIETPDVVIKVNPERMDLVTTRVVDGRQCLVIAVDDHIEVNGVNVRTMRKPGKNEAGGEEL; from the coding sequence ATGAATAAAAAAGAAATACTAGAAATAAAAAAACAATTTACCCCGGCTAATTGTGCCATTACAAGGATTTGCGGCTGCTATGTGGATCATGAGAAAAACAAAAGGATGGAATCAAAAGATGCTTTTCTATCCCTGCCTGAGGAAGAAGCCTTCAAGTATTTTGATATTTTTAAAAAGACTCTTTCGGGTACAGTGGGACGTAATATGCTGAGCATGGAATTTCCTCTGGATGCAGAGATGCCCGGGGGAACCCAGGAATTTTTGATGAAACTTAAGGGCAGCAGGCTGGAGGATGATGTTCTTTTAGAAGAGTTTTATGATAAGATTATAGACAGCTACATATATGAAGAAAACTACTATATCGTCTTAATCCATGGGGTGTATGATATTCCAGGAAAGGCATCTGACGGAATGGAGATGTTTGACGCGTCGGACAATGTATATGAATATCTGCTCTGCAGTATCTGCCCGGTGAGCCTGTCAAAACCCGGACTTTGTTATAATGCGGAAGATAACCGGATCCAGGACCGGATCAGGGATTGGATTGTAGATGCCCCGGATAAAGGATTCTTGTTCCCGGCTTTCACAGACCGGAATATGGATCTCCACGGAGTGCTCTACTATACGAAAAAGACTTCAGACTTGCAGGAGGATATGATAGAGCAGGTGCTGGGAGCCAGTATGCCAATGTCCGCCGATAGCCAGAAGGAGACTTTCCAGATGCTCATAGAGGATACCCTGGGCGAGGATGGTGACTATGAGACGGTCAGAAATATCCATGAGACTCTCAATGAAATGATAGAAGAGCACAAGGAAGAGCCGGAGCCTCTTGCCCTGGACAAGACAGATGTGAGGAAGGTTTTTGAAAAGAGCGGAGTATCTTCCGAAAAAATGGAAGAGTTCGATAAAAATTTCGAGGAGACAGCAGGAGAGAGGGCCTCTTTGATGGCCGCTAATATTACTGAGACAAAGAAGTTAAACATTGAAACCCCCGATGTTGTAATTAAAGTCAATCCAGAACGGATGGACCTGGTAACTACCCGGGTGGTTGATGGAAGGCAGTGCCTGGTTATCGCAGTGGACGACCATATTGAGGTAAACGGGGTGAACGTGCGTACTATGAGAAAACCTGGTAAAAATGAGGCAGGCGGGGAGGAGCTGTAA
- a CDS encoding amidohydrolase family protein, translating into MIYCGKHLLTGDGKTHIKDAAAVVGKNGKIQDVGTKAEMTKKYPGEEVKEYGDATLLPGLCDMHVHFGYYYSQPDQYNFDDYMIAYYAQEQAKIALSLGITTVRDLSSPHNLLKQLRLAGEKGYVKVPRIIHSDAGMCMTGGHGHDDGIEEVDGEWEIRKEIRKQLRDGADWVKILTSGRASTPEFTQEELNAAVHESHRVGVKCAVHAGLQPALQMAIDAGFDTIEHGTFLTYEQVKQMAANGQAWVPTITAYTVLYEFCKEKLEAGFDSADRIAAKAIKDMAFFGPAYNAYKDNFKKFYDTGVTVCTGSDMVLYEAPPLPINREMELMVEYGITPIQAIETATSNPAKVLGMEDVMGQLKPGLEADMIIVRGNVAEDIKAVNDLEEVYMSGELVYKS; encoded by the coding sequence ATGATTTATTGTGGAAAGCATTTACTTACTGGGGACGGAAAAACACACATCAAGGATGCAGCAGCCGTAGTTGGGAAGAACGGAAAGATCCAGGATGTGGGGACTAAGGCGGAGATGACAAAGAAATATCCCGGGGAAGAGGTAAAGGAATACGGGGACGCCACACTGCTTCCGGGACTTTGTGATATGCATGTACATTTTGGATATTACTACAGCCAGCCAGATCAGTACAATTTTGATGATTATATGATTGCATATTATGCGCAGGAGCAGGCAAAGATTGCGCTGAGCCTGGGGATTACAACAGTTCGGGATCTTTCTTCACCCCATAATCTGTTAAAGCAGCTGCGTCTGGCCGGAGAAAAGGGATACGTGAAGGTGCCTAGGATTATCCACTCTGATGCGGGCATGTGTATGACCGGAGGGCATGGGCATGACGACGGGATTGAAGAGGTGGACGGAGAGTGGGAGATCAGGAAGGAGATCAGGAAACAGCTCCGTGACGGCGCTGACTGGGTGAAAATACTGACAAGCGGCAGGGCAAGTACCCCTGAGTTTACGCAGGAAGAATTAAATGCCGCCGTACATGAGTCTCACCGGGTGGGCGTAAAGTGTGCAGTACATGCAGGACTCCAGCCGGCCCTCCAGATGGCCATTGATGCAGGCTTTGACACGATCGAGCACGGAACATTTCTTACATATGAGCAGGTAAAGCAGATGGCAGCAAACGGGCAGGCCTGGGTTCCAACCATTACAGCATATACTGTGCTCTATGAATTCTGTAAGGAGAAACTGGAGGCAGGATTTGACAGTGCAGACAGGATCGCCGCAAAAGCAATTAAAGATATGGCATTCTTTGGCCCGGCTTATAATGCGTATAAAGATAATTTTAAGAAATTCTATGACACTGGTGTGACAGTATGTACCGGAAGTGATATGGTGCTCTATGAGGCGCCCCCGCTTCCCATCAACAGAGAGATGGAGCTGATGGTTGAATATGGGATCACGCCCATCCAGGCCATTGAGACTGCCACCTCTAATCCTGCAAAAGTGCTGGGCATGGAAGATGTTATGGGCCAGTTAAAGCCAGGCCTTGAGGCAGACATGATTATTGTAAGGGGAAATGTGGCGGAGGATATTAAAGCTGTCAACGATTTGGAAGAAGTTTATATGAGCGGTGAGCTGGTTTATAAGAGTTGA
- a CDS encoding aminopeptidase P family protein, translating into MNVTERVAELRKLMAEKNIDAYIVPSADFHQSEYVGEYFKARRYISGFTGSAGTVVITQSDAGLWTDGRYFIQAEAQLKGSPIRLFKMNEEGYPTVEEYLAAEVPAGGTVGFDGRVIPVVEGKALEKAFAEKNIQIHDSEDLIDLIWEGRPAMSEEKAFLLDVKYAGESFESKLERIRGVMRENGASIHVIATLDEVAWLFNIRGNDVVYTPVILGYAAVTMDKVYLFMDEKKLNGEIKQSFGNVQVEVHPYNEVYEYVKGLPAGETVMVDPERMNYMLYKSIPLQVAKVEAENPAVLMKAMKNDVEIKNTRNAYIKDGIACTKFMYWLKTNVGKTKITEISAADELERLRREQEGFIDLSFETIAGYKEHAAMMHYAATPETDYELKQEGMLLVDSGGHYYEGTTDITRTYVLGELDDELKTHYTTVVRSMIDLSLAKFLYGCRGYNLDILARQPVWDLGLDFKCGTGHGVGYILSVHEGPTGFRWYIVPEKHETHPFEEGMVITDEPGIYIEGSHGIRTENQLLVKKAEKNENGQFMVFENITMSPIDLDGINAELLTKRERDYLNDYHRQVYEVIGPHLTAEERKWLKEYTREV; encoded by the coding sequence ATGAATGTTACTGAACGTGTCGCGGAACTAAGAAAATTAATGGCTGAAAAAAATATTGATGCCTATATCGTACCTTCAGCAGATTTCCATCAGAGTGAGTATGTGGGGGAATATTTTAAGGCCAGACGTTATATTTCAGGATTTACCGGGTCTGCAGGGACGGTTGTCATCACCCAGAGCGACGCTGGCTTATGGACTGACGGCCGGTATTTTATACAGGCTGAGGCACAGTTAAAGGGGAGTCCAATCCGGCTATTTAAAATGAATGAGGAGGGATACCCCACAGTGGAGGAGTATCTTGCCGCTGAAGTCCCGGCAGGGGGCACGGTAGGTTTTGACGGCAGGGTGATCCCTGTAGTTGAGGGCAAAGCTTTAGAGAAGGCATTTGCAGAAAAGAATATCCAAATTCATGATTCAGAAGACCTGATTGATCTTATCTGGGAGGGCCGGCCGGCCATGTCTGAGGAGAAGGCATTTCTTCTGGATGTCAAATATGCAGGAGAAAGTTTTGAGTCCAAACTGGAGAGGATCCGTGGAGTGATGCGGGAGAATGGCGCAAGCATCCATGTCATTGCAACTCTGGACGAGGTGGCATGGCTGTTTAACATCCGAGGGAATGATGTGGTATATACACCGGTCATATTGGGGTATGCAGCTGTCACAATGGATAAAGTATACTTGTTTATGGATGAAAAGAAATTAAATGGTGAGATAAAACAGTCATTCGGGAATGTACAGGTTGAGGTTCATCCATACAATGAGGTCTATGAATATGTGAAGGGCCTGCCGGCAGGGGAGACAGTTATGGTGGACCCTGAGAGGATGAACTATATGCTCTATAAAAGTATTCCATTACAAGTTGCAAAAGTGGAGGCAGAAAATCCGGCTGTATTAATGAAAGCCATGAAAAATGATGTGGAAATTAAGAACACAAGAAATGCATACATCAAAGATGGAATTGCCTGCACAAAGTTTATGTATTGGCTTAAAACCAACGTTGGCAAAACAAAAATTACTGAAATCAGTGCGGCCGATGAGCTAGAGCGGCTCAGACGGGAGCAGGAAGGATTTATTGACTTAAGTTTTGAAACCATCGCCGGTTACAAAGAGCATGCAGCTATGATGCACTATGCGGCAACACCCGAGACGGATTATGAACTGAAGCAGGAAGGGATGCTGCTGGTAGATTCGGGCGGACATTATTATGAAGGGACAACAGATATCACAAGAACCTATGTGTTGGGGGAGCTTGATGACGAACTCAAAACACACTATACAACAGTAGTCAGGTCTATGATTGATTTATCCCTGGCAAAGTTCTTGTACGGATGCAGGGGGTATAACCTGGATATACTTGCAAGGCAGCCTGTATGGGACTTGGGACTGGACTTTAAATGCGGGACGGGCCACGGAGTCGGATACATTCTCAGCGTCCATGAAGGCCCCACTGGATTCAGGTGGTACATTGTCCCGGAAAAGCATGAGACACATCCTTTTGAGGAAGGGATGGTTATCACAGACGAGCCTGGGATTTATATAGAAGGTTCCCACGGAATCAGGACGGAGAACCAGCTTCTTGTGAAGAAAGCTGAGAAGAATGAAAATGGACAGTTTATGGTTTTCGAAAATATCACGATGTCTCCCATTGACCTGGATGGAATCAATGCAGAATTGCTCACAAAGCGGGAGAGAGATTATTTAAATGATTACCACAGGCAGGTGTATGAGGTGATTGGCCCGCATCTGACTGCAGAGGAGCGAAAGTGGCTGAAAGAATATACCCGTGAGGTATAA
- a CDS encoding MalY/PatB family protein, with protein sequence MKYDFTTIMDRTGQDAIAVEDIPVPGAEVDKEFSRIPMWVADMNFPTLPSILKEVGERLTHPHFGYFNLSDEYYDSIIRWHRDRFGVTDMTRQEIGYENGVLGGVASALQAFTAPGEAVLIHAPAYIGFTKTIEGLGRKIILSGLKQDSQGIWRMDYEDMETKLREHHIHCAVFCSPHNPSGRVWERGELEKALEIYQKYECVVIADEIWADLTMPGFTHIPLHTVSEDAKNRTVSMYAPSKTFNLAGLTGSYHVIYNPCLRDRMEKVSASTHYNKCNVLSMHALVGAYKDEGREWVDELCQTLKGNIDYAYEFITSNFQGVSLAKPEGTYMLFLDCRNWCAEQGVTLDDVLKEGIRVGVIWQDGRPFYGEYCIRVNLALPFALVKEAMDRLKKYVFS encoded by the coding sequence ATGAAATATGATTTTACTACAATTATGGATAGGACTGGCCAGGATGCCATTGCCGTGGAGGACATTCCTGTACCAGGAGCAGAGGTTGATAAAGAGTTTTCCAGAATACCGATGTGGGTGGCAGACATGAATTTCCCTACCCTCCCTTCAATTCTGAAAGAAGTAGGAGAACGCCTTACACATCCCCATTTTGGATATTTTAATCTGTCTGATGAATACTATGACAGCATTATACGCTGGCACAGGGACAGGTTTGGGGTGACAGATATGACCCGCCAGGAGATAGGATATGAAAACGGGGTGCTGGGCGGAGTGGCCTCGGCCCTCCAGGCGTTTACTGCCCCGGGGGAGGCAGTCTTGATTCATGCACCCGCCTATATAGGATTTACAAAGACAATAGAAGGTCTGGGAAGGAAGATCATACTCAGCGGCCTGAAACAGGACAGCCAGGGGATATGGCGCATGGATTATGAGGACATGGAGACGAAACTTCGGGAGCACCACATCCATTGTGCTGTATTTTGCTCTCCCCATAATCCGTCTGGGAGAGTCTGGGAGAGGGGGGAGCTGGAAAAGGCTTTGGAGATTTACCAGAAATATGAATGTGTTGTCATAGCAGATGAGATATGGGCCGACCTTACTATGCCTGGATTTACACATATACCTTTGCATACAGTTTCTGAAGATGCGAAAAACCGTACAGTCAGTATGTACGCGCCCTCCAAAACCTTTAACCTGGCAGGCCTTACAGGATCTTATCATGTAATCTATAATCCGTGCCTGCGGGATCGGATGGAGAAGGTATCTGCCTCCACCCACTATAATAAATGCAACGTTCTTTCTATGCATGCCCTGGTTGGAGCCTACAAAGACGAGGGCAGGGAATGGGTGGATGAGCTGTGCCAAACGCTGAAGGGGAATATAGATTATGCATATGAGTTTATAACCTCAAATTTTCAGGGGGTTTCTCTGGCTAAGCCAGAGGGCACATATATGCTTTTCCTGGATTGCCGAAATTGGTGCGCGGAGCAAGGCGTGACGTTGGACGACGTGCTAAAAGAAGGAATCCGGGTTGGGGTCATATGGCAGGATGGAAGGCCGTTTTACGGAGAGTATTGTATCCGGGTCAACCTGGCACTGCCCTTTGCCCTTGTAAAGGAGGCCATGGACAGGCTGAAAAAATATGTGTTCAGTTAA
- a CDS encoding MarR family winged helix-turn-helix transcriptional regulator, producing MKCDMNHIPTIGIITQITHLSMNQAKMLFGRFDLKAGQAGILFILSHMGELSQRELASQLNVTPSSITTAIQKMEKLDYIKRKPDDNDQRIMRLGLTDRGKACLEDIKAVAEEMDDIIFRGMSQEEKLLLRRMLVQIRDNLDYNMKGREL from the coding sequence ATGAAATGTGATATGAATCATATTCCCACAATCGGGATTATAACGCAGATTACACATTTAAGTATGAATCAGGCTAAAATGTTGTTTGGCAGATTTGATTTGAAAGCAGGGCAGGCGGGAATTCTATTTATACTAAGCCATATGGGGGAGCTTTCCCAGAGAGAGCTGGCAAGCCAGCTGAATGTGACCCCTTCCTCTATTACAACGGCTATACAGAAGATGGAAAAACTAGATTACATCAAACGGAAACCAGACGATAATGACCAGAGAATTATGCGCCTGGGACTGACGGACAGAGGTAAGGCCTGTCTGGAGGATATTAAGGCTGTGGCAGAGGAAATGGATGATATTATATTTCGTGGGATGAGCCAGGAGGAAAAACTCCTTTTGAGGCGCATGCTGGTTCAGATACGTGACAACTTGGATTATAACATGAAAGGACGGGAGCTATGA